In Penaeus monodon isolate SGIC_2016 unplaced genomic scaffold, NSTDA_Pmon_1 PmonScaffold_3572, whole genome shotgun sequence, one genomic interval encodes:
- the LOC119570690 gene encoding titin-like encodes MKEVTSHEMTISYEAPTTHPQCVHEYDIEIINQDDYFSKHSHVVPYMDGTFTDLEACADYLVNVRAVTRTGLFSEWRSITTTTGGDVPSVPRSFAVEGFSMTSVTLNWWQPDTNKLCVTKYRLEWTDGTISNSTEISPSPGQALPFENQFIATGLVACTDYTFTVYAISDVGGTSNPATVTQKTECAR; translated from the coding sequence ATGAAAGAAGTGACGTCCCACGAGATGACCATCAGCTACGAAGCCCCGACAACCCACCCTCAATGCGTTCACGAGTACGATATCGAGATTATCAACCAGGACGACTACTTCAGCAAACACAGCCACGTCGTGCCGTATATGGACGGCACGTTCACGGACCTCGAGGCTTGCGCCGACTACCTCGTCAACGTCAGAGCTGTAACAAGAACCGGGCTCTTCTCGGAGTGGCGCTCGATCACCACCACGACCGGGGGCGACGTGCCGAGCGTCCCCAGATCCTTTGCGGTGGAAGGCTTCAGTATGACCTCCGTCACACTTAACTGGTGGCAGCCTGACACCAACAAACTCTGCGTCACGAAATACCGTCTTGAGTGGACCGATGGGACAATCTCCAACTCCACCGAGATCAGCCCTTCCCCTGGCCAGGCCCTGCCCTTCGAAAACCAGTTTATCGCCACAGGACTCGTCGCCTGCACCGACTATACGTTCACCGTGTACGCCATTTCCGACGTAGGAGGGACCAGCAACCCCGCCACCGTCACCCAGAAAACGGAATGCGCCCGTTAG